In one window of Azotobacter salinestris DNA:
- the fdx gene encoding ISC system 2Fe-2S type ferredoxin — translation MPQIVFLPHEVHCPEGKVVEAEAGESILEAALRNDIEIEHACEMSCACTTCHVIVREGFGSLEPSDELEDDMLDKAWGLEPESRLSCQAKVGAEDLVVEIPRYTINQVSEKH, via the coding sequence ATGCCGCAGATCGTTTTTCTGCCCCACGAGGTGCATTGTCCCGAAGGCAAGGTGGTCGAGGCCGAGGCCGGCGAGAGCATTCTCGAGGCCGCGCTGCGCAACGACATCGAGATCGAGCACGCTTGCGAGATGTCCTGTGCCTGCACCACCTGCCATGTGATCGTGCGCGAGGGCTTCGGCTCCCTGGAGCCGTCCGACGAGCTGGAGGACGACATGCTCGACAAGGCCTGGGGGCTGGAGCCGGAATCGCGGCTATCCTGTCAGGCGAAGGTCGGTGCCGAGGATCTGGTGGTGGAGATTCCCCGCTACACCATCAATCAGGTTTCGGAAAAGCACTGA
- the iscX gene encoding Fe-S cluster assembly protein IscX gives MSLKWTDVQEIALQLADTHPQIDPRYLNFVDLHRWVLALPEFDDDPARGGEKVLEAIQAAWIEEAD, from the coding sequence GTGAGTCTGAAATGGACCGACGTACAAGAAATCGCCCTGCAGCTGGCCGATACCCATCCGCAGATCGATCCACGCTACCTCAACTTCGTCGATCTGCATCGCTGGGTGCTGGCGCTGCCGGAGTTCGACGACGATCCCGCGCGGGGCGGCGAGAAGGTGCTGGAAGCCATCCAGGCGGCGTGGATCGAAGAAGCCGACTGA
- a CDS encoding IscS subfamily cysteine desulfurase, whose translation MKLPIYLDYSATTPVDPRVAQKMCECLTMDGNFGNPASRSHVFGWKAEEAVENARRQVAELVNADPREIVWTSGATESDNLAIKGVAHFYASKGKHIVTSKIEHKAVLDTTRQLEREGFEVTYLEPGEDGLITPAMVEAALRDDTILVSVMHVNNEIGTVNDIATIGELTRARGVLYHVDAAQSTGKVAIDLENMKVDLMSFSAHKTYGPKGIGALYVRRKPRVRLEAQMHGGGHERGMRSGTLATHQIVGMGEAFRIAREEMATESRRIAGLSQRFHEQVSTLEEVYLNGSATARVPHNLNLSFNYVEGESLIMALKDLAVSSGSACTSASLEPSYVLRALGRNDELAHSSIRFTFGRFTTEEDVDYAARKVCEAVSKLRELSPLWDMYKEGVDLSKVEWQAH comes from the coding sequence ATGAAGTTGCCGATTTACCTGGATTATTCCGCCACCACTCCGGTCGACCCGCGGGTGGCGCAGAAGATGTGCGAGTGCCTGACCATGGACGGCAATTTCGGCAATCCGGCCTCGCGTTCCCACGTCTTCGGCTGGAAGGCCGAGGAAGCGGTGGAGAACGCCCGTCGGCAGGTGGCGGAGCTGGTCAATGCCGATCCGCGGGAGATCGTCTGGACCTCCGGTGCCACCGAGTCCGACAACCTGGCGATCAAGGGTGTCGCGCACTTCTACGCGAGCAAGGGCAAGCATATCGTCACCTCGAAGATCGAGCACAAGGCGGTGCTGGACACCACCCGCCAGCTCGAGCGCGAGGGCTTCGAGGTAACCTATCTCGAGCCTGGCGAGGACGGCCTGATCACCCCGGCGATGGTCGAGGCGGCGCTGCGCGATGACACCATTCTGGTCTCGGTGATGCACGTCAACAACGAGATCGGCACCGTCAACGACATCGCCACCATCGGCGAGCTGACCCGCGCGCGCGGCGTGCTGTATCACGTGGATGCGGCGCAGTCGACCGGCAAGGTGGCCATCGACCTGGAGAACATGAAGGTCGACCTGATGTCCTTCTCCGCCCACAAGACCTACGGTCCCAAGGGCATCGGTGCGCTCTACGTGCGCCGCAAGCCGCGCGTGCGCCTGGAGGCGCAGATGCATGGTGGCGGTCATGAGCGCGGCATGCGCTCGGGCACCCTGGCGACCCACCAGATCGTCGGCATGGGTGAGGCCTTTCGCATCGCCCGGGAAGAGATGGCTACGGAAAGCCGGCGCATTGCCGGACTCAGCCAGCGCTTCCACGAGCAGGTCAGCACCCTCGAGGAGGTCTACCTGAACGGCAGCGCCACGGCGCGGGTGCCACACAACCTCAACCTCAGCTTCAACTATGTGGAAGGCGAATCGCTGATCATGGCGCTCAAGGACCTCGCGGTTTCCTCGGGCTCGGCCTGCACCTCGGCGTCCCTGGAGCCGTCCTACGTGCTGCGCGCCCTGGGACGCAACGACGAGCTGGCGCACAGCTCGATCCGTTTCACCTTCGGTCGCTTCACCACCGAAGAGGACGTCGACTACGCCGCGCGGAAGGTTTGTGAGGCGGTCAGCAAGCTGCGCGAGCTGTCGCCGCTCTGGGACATGTACAAGGAGGGGGTCGATCTGTCCAAGGTCGAGTGGCAGGCCCACTGA
- a CDS encoding glycine zipper 2TM domain-containing protein, which translates to MSKAMIAGLVLGAVGMATSGAASAYGPDGYGPEYAEVLAVQSVRDDGRASREACRDVAVSQPGQVQDQHQIAGTLIGAVAGGLLGSQIGSGKKLAAVAGAVAGGYAGNKIQETMQARDTRTATEIRCDGAASGYEPVGYDVKYRLGQEVGWVRMDHDPGARIPVRNGRLQLTREESSSLW; encoded by the coding sequence ATGAGCAAGGCAATGATCGCAGGGCTGGTGCTCGGTGCAGTGGGCATGGCGACGAGCGGGGCGGCGTCCGCCTATGGTCCGGACGGGTACGGGCCGGAGTACGCCGAGGTGCTGGCGGTGCAGTCGGTCAGGGATGACGGTCGGGCCTCGCGCGAGGCGTGCCGGGACGTGGCGGTGAGCCAGCCGGGGCAGGTCCAGGACCAGCATCAGATCGCCGGCACCCTGATCGGCGCGGTGGCCGGTGGCCTGCTGGGTAGCCAGATCGGCAGCGGCAAGAAGCTCGCCGCCGTGGCCGGTGCAGTGGCCGGTGGCTATGCCGGCAACAAAATTCAGGAAACCATGCAGGCCCGCGATACCCGGACCGCCACCGAAATCCGCTGCGATGGTGCGGCGAGCGGCTACGAGCCGGTCGGCTACGACGTGAAGTATCGTCTGGGGCAGGAGGTCGGCTGGGTGCGCATGGATCACGATCCCGGTGCACGGATTCCGGTGCGCAACGGTCGGCTGCAGCTGACGCGCGAGGAGTCCTCGTCCCTGTGGTAG
- the ndk gene encoding nucleoside-diphosphate kinase, with translation MAVERTLSIIKPDAVAKNVIGEILTRFEKAGLRVVAAKMVQLSEREAGGFYAEHQARPFFKDLVSFMTSGPVVVQVLEGEGAIAKNRELMGATNPKDAAPGTIRADFAVSIDENAVHGSDSEASAAREIAYFFAATEVYARIR, from the coding sequence ATGGCCGTTGAACGTACCCTTTCCATCATCAAGCCCGACGCCGTCGCCAAGAACGTCATCGGTGAGATCCTCACCCGTTTCGAGAAGGCCGGCCTGCGTGTCGTCGCTGCGAAGATGGTCCAGCTGTCCGAGCGCGAAGCCGGCGGCTTCTACGCCGAGCACCAGGCGCGTCCGTTCTTCAAGGATCTGGTGTCCTTCATGACCTCCGGTCCGGTTGTCGTGCAGGTGCTGGAAGGCGAGGGCGCCATTGCCAAGAACCGCGAGCTGATGGGCGCCACCAACCCGAAGGACGCTGCTCCGGGCACCATCCGCGCCGACTTCGCCGTGTCCATCGACGAAAACGCCGTGCACGGTTCCGACTCCGAGGCCTCCGCTGCCCGCGAGATCGCCTACTTCTTCGCCGCCACCGAGGTATACGCCCGCATTCGCTGA
- the hscA gene encoding Fe-S protein assembly chaperone HscA produces MALLQIAEPGQSPQPHQRRLAVGIDLGTTNSLVATLRSGLAESLKDADGEAILPSAVRYLPGGQVEVGRQARAAAAVDPLNTVLSVKRLMGRGIADVKLLGEQLPYRFVEGESHMPFIETVQGPKSPVEASAEILRVLRRRAEEALGGELVGAVITVPAYFDEAQRQATKDAARLAGLNVLRLLNEPTAAAVAYGLDRGAEGVVAVYDLGGGTFDISILRLTHGVFEVLATGGDSALGGDDFDHAIASWIVEQAGLSADLDPGTQRHLLQLACAAKEALSDSGSVALAYGPWQGELSRECFEALIEPLVARSLKACRRALRDAELDPQDISAVVMVGGSTRVPRVRQAVAELFERQPLTDIDPDQVVAIGAALQADTLAGNGRDGEELLLLDVNPLSLGLETMGGLMEKVIPRNTTLPVARAQDFTTYKDGQTAMLIHVLQGERELVKDCRSLARFELRGIPPMVAGAAKIRVTFQVDADGLLGVSARELGSGVEASVQVKPSYGLTDGEIARMLKDSFEHAGGDKAARMLREQQVEAQRLLEAVQAALETDGKALLSPDERAAIETQMQALREVLGGQDTAVIEAHARRLAQITDAFAARRMDASVKAALSGRRLNEIEE; encoded by the coding sequence ATGGCCCTACTGCAGATCGCTGAACCCGGACAAAGCCCGCAGCCCCACCAGCGCCGCCTGGCGGTCGGGATCGACCTGGGCACTACCAATTCGCTGGTCGCCACATTGCGTAGCGGCCTGGCCGAGTCCCTGAAGGATGCCGACGGAGAGGCGATCCTGCCCTCTGCGGTGCGCTACCTGCCCGGTGGTCAGGTCGAGGTCGGCCGCCAGGCCAGGGCCGCCGCCGCCGTGGATCCCTTGAATACCGTGCTGTCGGTGAAGCGCCTGATGGGACGTGGCATCGCCGACGTCAAGCTGCTCGGCGAGCAGCTGCCGTACCGCTTCGTCGAGGGCGAGTCGCACATGCCCTTCATCGAGACGGTGCAGGGTCCGAAGAGCCCGGTGGAGGCGTCGGCAGAGATCCTCCGGGTGCTGCGCCGGCGTGCCGAGGAGGCCCTGGGCGGCGAGCTGGTCGGTGCGGTGATCACCGTGCCGGCCTATTTCGACGAGGCGCAGCGTCAGGCCACCAAGGATGCCGCGCGTCTGGCCGGCCTCAACGTGCTGCGCCTGCTCAACGAGCCGACCGCCGCTGCGGTCGCCTATGGTCTCGACCGGGGGGCTGAGGGTGTGGTGGCGGTCTACGACCTGGGTGGCGGCACCTTCGACATCTCCATCCTGCGCCTGACCCACGGCGTCTTCGAGGTGCTCGCCACCGGTGGCGACAGTGCCCTCGGGGGCGATGACTTCGACCATGCCATCGCCAGCTGGATCGTCGAGCAGGCGGGGCTGTCCGCCGATCTCGATCCGGGAACCCAGCGCCATCTGCTGCAGCTGGCCTGCGCGGCCAAGGAGGCGCTGAGCGACAGCGGCTCGGTGGCGCTCGCCTATGGCCCCTGGCAGGGCGAGCTGTCCCGCGAATGCTTCGAGGCGCTGATCGAGCCCCTGGTGGCGCGCAGTCTGAAGGCCTGTCGGCGGGCGCTGCGCGATGCCGAGCTCGATCCGCAGGACATTTCCGCGGTGGTCATGGTCGGCGGCTCGACCCGGGTGCCACGGGTGCGCCAGGCGGTCGCCGAGCTGTTCGAGCGCCAGCCGCTGACCGACATCGATCCCGACCAGGTGGTCGCCATCGGTGCGGCGCTGCAGGCCGACACCCTGGCCGGCAACGGGCGCGACGGCGAGGAGCTGCTGCTGCTGGACGTCAATCCGCTTTCCCTGGGGCTCGAGACCATGGGCGGACTGATGGAGAAGGTCATCCCGCGCAACACCACCCTGCCCGTGGCGCGGGCCCAGGACTTCACCACCTACAAGGACGGCCAGACGGCCATGCTGATCCATGTCCTGCAGGGCGAGCGCGAGCTGGTCAAGGATTGCCGCTCCCTGGCGCGCTTCGAGCTGCGCGGCATTCCGCCCATGGTGGCGGGCGCGGCGAAGATCCGCGTCACCTTCCAGGTCGACGCCGACGGGCTGCTCGGCGTCTCCGCCCGCGAGCTGGGTTCCGGTGTCGAGGCGAGCGTGCAGGTCAAGCCGTCCTATGGCCTGACCGACGGCGAAATCGCGCGGATGCTCAAGGACTCCTTCGAGCATGCCGGCGGCGACAAGGCTGCCCGCATGCTGCGCGAGCAGCAGGTCGAGGCGCAGCGTCTGCTGGAAGCGGTGCAGGCAGCCCTGGAGACCGATGGCAAAGCGTTGCTGAGCCCCGACGAGCGGGCCGCCATCGAGACGCAGATGCAGGCGCTGCGCGAGGTTCTGGGCGGGCAGGACACTGCCGTCATCGAGGCGCATGCCCGTCGTCTGGCGCAGATCACCGATGCCTTCGCCGCCCGGCGCATGGATGCCTCGGTGAAGGCCGCGCTGTCCGGCCGCCGACTGAACGAAATCGAGGAGTGA
- the suhB gene encoding inositol-phosphate phosphatase encodes MQPMLNIALRAARSAGELIFRSTERLDVISVDEKDAKDYVSEVDRAAEQTIIATLRKAYPNHAILGEEGGLQPGSGEGADYQWIIDPLDGTTNFLRGVPHYAVSIACKYKGRLEHAVVLDPVRQEEFTASRGNGAALNGRRIRVSPRKSLDGALLGTGFPFRDSQLEYLENYLGMFRALTGQTAGIRRAGAASLDLAYVAAGRYDAFWEFGLSEWDMAAGALLIQEAGGLVSDFAGGHEFLEKGHVVAGNTKCFKAVLTAIQPHLPPALKR; translated from the coding sequence ATGCAGCCCATGCTGAATATCGCGCTGCGCGCAGCCCGCAGCGCCGGCGAACTGATCTTCCGCTCCACCGAACGCCTGGACGTCATCTCGGTCGACGAGAAGGACGCCAAGGACTACGTCAGCGAGGTCGATCGCGCGGCGGAGCAGACCATCATCGCCACCCTGCGCAAGGCCTACCCGAACCACGCCATCCTCGGCGAGGAAGGCGGGCTGCAGCCGGGCAGCGGCGAGGGCGCCGACTACCAGTGGATCATCGACCCGCTGGACGGCACCACCAACTTCCTGCGCGGCGTGCCGCACTATGCGGTGAGCATCGCCTGCAAGTACAAGGGTCGCCTGGAGCACGCCGTGGTGCTCGATCCGGTCCGCCAGGAAGAATTCACCGCCAGCCGCGGCAACGGCGCCGCCCTCAACGGCCGGCGCATCCGCGTCAGCCCGCGCAAGAGCCTGGACGGCGCCCTGCTGGGCACCGGCTTCCCCTTCCGCGACAGCCAGCTCGAATACCTCGAGAACTATCTGGGCATGTTCCGCGCGCTGACCGGCCAGACCGCCGGCATCCGCCGCGCCGGCGCCGCCAGCCTGGACCTGGCCTACGTCGCCGCCGGCCGCTACGACGCCTTCTGGGAGTTCGGCCTGTCGGAATGGGACATGGCCGCCGGCGCCCTGCTGATCCAGGAAGCGGGCGGCCTGGTGAGCGACTTCGCCGGCGGCCACGAATTCCTCGAGAAAGGCCATGTGGTGGCCGGCAACACCAAATGCTTCAAGGCCGTGCTGACCGCCATCCAGCCGCACCTGCCGCCGGCCCTGAAGCGCTGA
- the iscU gene encoding Fe-S cluster assembly scaffold IscU, translating into MAYSDKVIDHYENPRNVGKLDAQDPDVGTGMVGAPACGDVMRLQIKVNEQGIIEDAKFKTYGCGSAIASSSLATEWMKGKTLDEAETIRNTQIAEELALPPVKIHCSVLAEDAIKAAVRDYKHKKGLV; encoded by the coding sequence ATGGCTTACAGTGATAAGGTCATCGACCACTACGAAAACCCGCGCAATGTCGGCAAGCTCGACGCGCAAGATCCTGACGTCGGCACCGGCATGGTCGGCGCCCCGGCCTGCGGCGACGTGATGCGCCTGCAGATCAAGGTCAACGAGCAGGGCATCATCGAGGACGCCAAGTTCAAGACCTATGGTTGCGGCTCGGCCATCGCCTCCAGCTCCCTGGCCACCGAGTGGATGAAGGGCAAGACCCTGGACGAGGCGGAAACCATCAGGAACACCCAGATCGCCGAAGAGCTGGCGTTGCCGCCGGTCAAGATCCACTGCTCCGTGCTGGCAGAGGATGCCATCAAGGCCGCCGTGCGCGACTACAAGCACAAGAAGGGCCTGGTTTAA
- the hscB gene encoding co-chaperone HscB has protein sequence MGSSGSHFALFDLEPDFRLDLERLAARYRELVRRVHPDRFAGAPEREQRLALEESARLNEAYQTLRSPSRRARYLLSLQGEELPQETTVQDPAFLMQQMELREELQELQDAADLGGLATFKRHLAQAQEQLNEGFATCWADPLRRDEAERLARRMQFLDKLSSEVRQLEERLDD, from the coding sequence ATGGGTAGTAGCGGCAGTCATTTCGCCCTGTTCGACCTCGAGCCGGATTTTCGCCTCGACCTGGAGCGGCTCGCGGCGCGCTACCGCGAACTGGTGCGCCGGGTGCATCCCGACCGCTTCGCCGGTGCCCCCGAGCGTGAGCAGCGCCTGGCGCTGGAGGAGTCTGCCCGGCTCAACGAGGCCTACCAGACGCTGAGGAGCCCGTCCCGGCGCGCCCGCTACCTGTTGTCCCTGCAGGGAGAGGAGCTGCCCCAGGAAACCACGGTGCAGGATCCTGCGTTCCTCATGCAGCAGATGGAGCTGCGCGAAGAGTTGCAGGAGCTGCAGGACGCCGCCGACCTGGGCGGGCTGGCGACCTTCAAGCGCCACCTCGCGCAGGCCCAGGAGCAGCTCAACGAGGGCTTCGCCACCTGCTGGGCCGATCCGCTGCGGCGCGACGAGGCCGAGCGCCTGGCGCGGCGCATGCAGTTTCTCGACAAGCTCTCCAGCGAGGTCCGCCAGCTCGAAGAGCGTCTCGACGACTAA
- the secF gene encoding protein translocase subunit SecF: MKRVINFMGIRRVAFAVTLLLTLVSLASLAVRGLNFGLDFTGGTLIELNYERPVELSSVRAKLRAAGYGDALVQSFGATTDVLVRLQGDDAQLGDKVAAALRQSTSDNPVTVKRVEYVGPAVGEELRDQGGLGMLLALGAILVYVAFRFQWKFGCGAVLSLFHDVIVTLGVFSFFQIPFDLTVLAAVLAVIGYSLNDTIVVFDRIRENFRLLRKVELIENINISTTQTLLRTVATSVSTLLAVLALMQFGGEALWGFSLALFIGVLAGTYSSVYIANLTLIWLRLTRDDLIPPVAEETEADLRP; this comes from the coding sequence ATGAAGCGTGTAATCAATTTCATGGGCATCCGCCGGGTGGCCTTCGCCGTCACCCTGCTGCTGACTCTGGTGTCCCTGGCCAGTCTGGCCGTCAGGGGGTTGAATTTCGGTCTGGACTTTACCGGCGGCACCCTCATCGAGCTGAACTACGAGCGTCCGGTCGAGCTGTCGAGCGTGCGTGCCAAGCTGAGGGCGGCCGGCTACGGCGATGCCCTGGTGCAGAGTTTCGGGGCGACCACAGACGTGCTGGTGCGTCTGCAGGGCGACGATGCGCAACTGGGCGACAAGGTGGCGGCGGCGCTGCGCCAGTCCACCTCCGACAACCCGGTGACGGTCAAGCGCGTTGAGTACGTCGGCCCGGCAGTGGGCGAGGAGCTGCGCGATCAGGGCGGCTTGGGCATGCTGCTGGCCCTGGGAGCCATCCTGGTCTACGTGGCCTTCCGTTTCCAGTGGAAGTTCGGCTGCGGCGCGGTGCTGTCGCTGTTCCACGACGTCATCGTCACCCTCGGCGTGTTCTCCTTCTTCCAGATTCCCTTCGATCTCACGGTGCTGGCGGCGGTGCTGGCGGTCATCGGCTATTCGCTGAATGACACCATCGTGGTGTTCGACCGCATTCGCGAGAATTTCCGGTTGCTGCGCAAGGTCGAGCTGATCGAGAACATCAACATTTCCACGACCCAGACGCTGCTGCGGACCGTGGCGACCTCGGTTTCCACCCTGCTGGCGGTGCTGGCGCTGATGCAGTTCGGTGGCGAGGCGCTCTGGGGCTTCTCCCTGGCGCTGTTCATCGGCGTGCTGGCCGGCACCTACTCCTCGGTCTACATCGCCAACCTGACGCTGATCTGGCTGAGGCTGACCCGCGACGACCTGATCCCCCCGGTCGCCGAGGAGACCGAGGCGGACCTGCGCCCCTGA
- the iscR gene encoding Fe-S cluster assembly transcriptional regulator IscR: MRLTTKGRYAVTAMLDLALHAQNGPVSLADISERQGISLSYLEQLFAKLRRNSLVTSVRGPGGGYQLSRGMADIQVAEVIDAVNESVDVTRCQGDRGCHSGEVCLTHYLWCDLSHQIHEFLSGISLADLVARSDVQDLARLQDRRQGGGCPLPYAGKIEASAIE, translated from the coding sequence ATGAGACTGACAACCAAAGGCCGGTATGCCGTTACGGCCATGCTCGATCTGGCATTGCATGCCCAGAACGGCCCCGTCTCCCTTGCCGACATCTCCGAGCGCCAGGGGATTTCCCTTTCCTATCTGGAGCAGCTGTTCGCCAAGTTGCGGCGTAATAGTCTGGTGACCAGCGTCCGTGGTCCCGGTGGCGGCTACCAGTTGTCCCGCGGCATGGCCGACATCCAGGTGGCCGAAGTCATTGACGCGGTCAACGAGTCGGTGGACGTGACCCGCTGCCAGGGCGACCGTGGCTGCCATTCGGGAGAGGTCTGTCTGACCCATTACCTCTGGTGCGATCTCAGCCACCAGATCCACGAGTTTCTCAGCGGCATCAGCCTGGCCGATCTGGTCGCCCGCAGCGACGTCCAGGATCTTGCCCGCTTGCAGGATCGGCGCCAGGGCGGCGGTTGTCCGCTGCCGTATGCCGGAAAGATCGAAGCATCCGCCATCGAATGA
- the trmJ gene encoding tRNA (cytosine(32)/uridine(32)-2'-O)-methyltransferase TrmJ, which translates to MLLQNIRVVLVNTSHPGNIGGAARAMKNMGLSRLYLVDPEDFPSSEAVARASGATDILESAQVVASLEEALVGCSLALGTSARDRRIPWPLLDPRECATTCLEQAGQGAEVALVFGREYAGLTNEELQRCQFHVHIPSDPSFSSLNLAAAVQVLAYEVRMAWLAAEGLPSKQEKLETTAMLNAQPVTMDELELFYGHLESTLVEIGFLDPEKPRHLMSRLRRLYGRSGISKLEMNILRGILTETQKAARGEAHTRRKQ; encoded by the coding sequence GTGTTGCTGCAGAACATTCGCGTTGTCCTGGTGAATACCAGTCATCCCGGCAATATCGGAGGGGCGGCCCGCGCCATGAAGAACATGGGCCTGAGCCGCCTCTATCTGGTCGATCCCGAGGACTTTCCGAGCAGCGAGGCGGTTGCCCGGGCCTCCGGCGCCACCGACATCCTGGAGAGTGCACAGGTAGTCGCCAGCCTGGAGGAGGCATTGGTCGGCTGCAGCCTGGCGCTCGGCACCAGCGCCCGCGACCGGCGCATCCCCTGGCCGCTGCTGGATCCGCGCGAATGCGCCACCACCTGTCTGGAGCAGGCCGGGCAGGGGGCCGAGGTGGCGCTGGTATTCGGCCGCGAATACGCCGGGCTGACCAACGAGGAACTGCAGCGTTGCCAGTTCCATGTGCACATTCCCTCGGATCCTTCGTTCAGTTCGCTGAATCTGGCGGCGGCGGTCCAGGTGCTCGCCTATGAGGTGCGCATGGCCTGGCTGGCGGCCGAGGGGCTGCCGAGCAAGCAGGAAAAGCTGGAAACCACGGCGATGCTCAATGCCCAGCCGGTCACCATGGACGAGCTGGAGCTGTTCTACGGGCACCTGGAAAGTACCCTGGTGGAGATCGGCTTCCTCGATCCGGAAAAGCCGCGCCATCTGATGTCACGCCTGCGCCGCCTGTACGGGCGCAGCGGGATCAGCAAGTTGGAAATGAATATCCTGCGCGGCATCCTGACGGAAACCCAGAAGGCGGCCCGTGGCGAGGCCCATACGCGGAGAAAGCAGTGA
- the cysE gene encoding serine O-acetyltransferase: MFERMQEDIRSVFRRDPAARNTLEVLICYPGLHAVWLHRLAHGLWCGDWKLLARLVSHLGRWLTGIEIHPGARVGRRLFIDHGMGVVIGETAEIGDDVTLYHGVTLGGTSWDKGKRHPTLEDGVIVGAGAKILGPFTVGAGAKIGSNAVVTRAVPAGATAVGIPGRIVVRSDDEQEARRQALAEKYGFDAYALGQSMPDPVAHAIGQLLDHLQAVDERLEGMCQALKALGSDYHAKELPALREEDFAGVKEEDGKPPV; the protein is encoded by the coding sequence ATGTTCGAACGCATGCAAGAAGATATCCGGAGCGTTTTCCGGCGCGACCCTGCCGCGCGCAACACCCTCGAGGTGCTGATCTGCTATCCGGGGCTGCATGCGGTATGGCTGCATCGCCTGGCGCACGGGCTGTGGTGCGGCGACTGGAAGCTGCTGGCGCGGCTGGTCTCGCATCTGGGGCGCTGGCTGACCGGTATCGAGATCCATCCGGGCGCGCGAGTCGGCCGGCGCCTGTTCATCGACCACGGCATGGGCGTGGTGATCGGCGAGACGGCCGAGATCGGCGACGACGTCACCCTCTACCACGGAGTGACCCTCGGCGGCACCAGCTGGGACAAGGGCAAGCGCCATCCGACCCTGGAAGATGGCGTGATCGTCGGAGCCGGGGCGAAGATTCTCGGCCCCTTCACCGTCGGGGCTGGCGCCAAGATCGGCTCCAATGCGGTGGTGACCCGGGCGGTGCCGGCCGGCGCCACGGCGGTGGGAATACCCGGGCGCATCGTCGTCAGGTCGGACGACGAGCAGGAGGCCAGACGCCAGGCGCTCGCCGAGAAATACGGCTTCGATGCCTACGCTCTCGGCCAGAGCATGCCGGACCCGGTGGCGCACGCCATCGGCCAACTGCTCGATCACCTGCAGGCCGTCGACGAGCGACTCGAGGGCATGTGCCAGGCGCTCAAGGCCCTGGGCAGCGATTATCACGCCAAGGAGCTGCCGGCGCTGCGCGAGGAGGATTTCGCCGGGGTCAAGGAAGAGGACGGCAAGCCTCCGGTCTGA
- the iscA gene encoding iron-sulfur cluster assembly protein IscA has translation MAITMTEAAAHHVRRSLEGRGKGEGIRLGVRTSGCSGLAYVLEFVDEVAGEDQVFESHGVKVIIDPKSLVYLDGTELDFVREGLNEGFKFNNPNVRGECGCGESFNT, from the coding sequence ATGGCCATCACCATGACCGAAGCCGCCGCCCACCATGTCCGCCGCTCCCTCGAAGGGCGCGGCAAGGGCGAGGGCATCCGCCTGGGCGTCCGCACGAGCGGCTGTTCGGGCCTGGCCTACGTGCTGGAGTTCGTCGACGAGGTGGCTGGCGAGGATCAGGTGTTCGAGAGTCACGGCGTCAAGGTGATCATCGACCCCAAGAGCCTGGTCTACCTGGACGGCACCGAGCTGGACTTCGTCCGCGAAGGGCTCAACGAGGGCTTCAAGTTCAACAACCCGAACGTGCGTGGCGAGTGCGGCTGCGGCGAAAGCTTCAACACCTGA